AAATGCATATGATCAACCTGGAGTTGAAGCTGGAAAGAAAGCAGCTGCAAATATTATTGAGTATCAACAAAAAGTAAGTAATTTATTAGATGAAGGTGGAGAATATTCTATAAATGACATAACATCATTATTTGATAAGTCAGTTAGTGAACCTATATTTTTTATACTCCGTGAAATGTGTTTCGCTAATGATAGTTATTTAGTTAAGGGCGATTGGTCAAATCCAAATTCATTAGTTATTCAAAAAATAAATTCTTAAACAACAATATTCATTATTTTTCCTTTAACAATAATTATTTTTCTTATTTCCTTATCTTGAGTCCATTTTAATATGTTAGGTCTTTTAAGAGTCAATTCTTTAATTTGATCTTCACTCATATCATTATTAATAGTTACTTTGTCTCTAACTTTTCCATTCACTTGTATTACTAGTTCATATGAATCTTCCTTTAGTGCCTCGGCATTAAAGGAAGGCCAGTGTTCTAAATGTACAGATTTTTTAAATCCTATAAGATGCCATATTTCTTCTGCAATATGAGGTGCAAATGGAGCCAACAAAATACAAAATGTTTTTAAAGCATCAATTTTTAAATTATTGTTTATGTCATTAATGGAATTTGATAATGAATTATAAAACTTCATTAGTTCTGAAATCGCAGTATTAAATTGGTTATTTAATATGTCATTTGAAATTTCTTTTATAGCAATATTCATTGACTTTATTAAACTTTTTTCTTTATCTGGATAGGAATTAGATTTACTATTTATATCTTTTGCACAATTTATATAAAGCTTCCAAATCCTACTTAAAAATCTAAATTGTCCTTCAACATCTGTATCTCCCCATTCCAAATCTTTTTCTGGTGGTGCTTTAAATAATATAAACATTCTTGCTGTATCTGCTCCATATTTTTTAATTACTGATTCAGGGTCTATTCCATTATATTTAGACTTAGACATCTTCTCGAAAAGAACTTCGAGTTTAGAATTGTCAATTGGATCTGTAGGATTTGATAAGTCAGTAATATCGGAAGGAGAAACATATTTACCAGTTTTATTGTTTTTATAGGCTGCGGCCTGAACCATTCCTTGCGTTAATAGTTTTTTGAAAGGTTCATCAATATCAAATAGTTCATTATCTCGTAAAGCTTTAGTGAAAAATCTTGCATATAACAAATGCAATATTGCATGCTCTACTCCTCCAACATATTGATCTACAGGTAACCACTTATTAATTTCATTCTTTTCAAATGGCTTAGTTGAACATTTTGAAGATGGGTATCTTAAAAAATACCAAGATGAACACATGAAAGTGTCCATAGTATCAGTTTCTTTTCTTGCCGCTATTCCACATTTTGGACATGTTGTATTTATCCAATTATTATTATTACCTAAAGCATTAATCTTGTTAGCGGAGATTTCTATATCTTTTGGTAATGAAACAGGCAAATCCGATTGGTTTAAAGGAACAGTTCCACATTTTTTGCAATTAACGATGGGTATCGGACATCCCCAATATCTTTGTCTAGATATTAACCAATCTCTTAAACGATATTGAATTTTATTTTCGGCCCATCCATTATTTACTCCCTCCTCTGCAATTTTTAATTTAGCAATAGAATTTGCTATACCATTGTATTCATTTGAATTAATTAGATATCCATTTTCTACATAAGCATTATCAAGCTCCTTACTTTGTTCACTTTTATCCTTTACTATTACCTGTTTAATATCTATATTGTTTTTCTTAGCAAACTCAAAATCCCTTAAATCATGAGCAGGTACACCCATAACAGCGCCTGTACCGTATTCATCAAGAACATAACTAGCCACCCAAATAGGTATAGGTTCAGAATTAACTGGATTTATTGCTATTAAGCTAGTTTTTATTCCAATTTTTTCAAGTTCATTATTTTTATTATTTTTCAAATATTGTTTAAGATTTTCTATATCTTGTATAGTTTCTTGATCAGTAATTTTTTTAATTAATGAATGATTAACAGAAATTGCTAAATAAGTAACTCCAAATAAAGTATCTGGCCTTGTTGTAAATGCAGTTATTTTCTTTTCTGGATTGGTATTGATATTGAAATTAATATTTGCACCAATTGACTTTCCAATCCAATTATCTTGCATTATTTTTACTCTTTCTGGCCAGTTATCTAATTTTTCTAAATCCTTCAATAACTCATCCGCATAATTAGTAATTCTTAAAAACCATTGCTTTAATAATTTTTTTTCAACTACTGCCCCAGATCTCCAAGATTTACCCTCTGAGTCAACTTGTTCATTCGCTAGGACTGTATTATCTATAGGATCCCAATTAACTTCTGATTCCTTTTGATATACAAGACCTGCCTTGTATAACTCTAAAAATAGATATTGAGTCCAAATATAATAATTTTCATCACATGTTGCAAATTCCCTATCCCAATCAACTGATAGTCCCAAAAGCTTTAATTGTGACTTCATATGAGAAATATTTTTTTTAGTCCAGACACTTGGACTAATTCCTCTTTCAATCGCAGCATTTTCAGCAGGCAAACCAAAAGCGTCCCAACCCATTGGATGTAAGACAGATTTACCCTTAAACCTTTGGAATCGAGCTATTAAGTCTGTAATAACATAATTCCTAACATGTCCCATATGAAGATTACCTGAAGGGTAGGGAAACATTGATAAGGCATAAAATTTATCGCTATTCTCAGTTAATTCATCGGTTTTGTATAAATTGTTTT
The window above is part of the Prochlorococcus marinus CUG1415 genome. Proteins encoded here:
- the leuS gene encoding leucine--tRNA ligase — encoded protein: MISPDKQYEADTNLYNPSEIEKKWQSIWTENNLYKTDELTENSDKFYALSMFPYPSGNLHMGHVRNYVITDLIARFQRFKGKSVLHPMGWDAFGLPAENAAIERGISPSVWTKKNISHMKSQLKLLGLSVDWDREFATCDENYYIWTQYLFLELYKAGLVYQKESEVNWDPIDNTVLANEQVDSEGKSWRSGAVVEKKLLKQWFLRITNYADELLKDLEKLDNWPERVKIMQDNWIGKSIGANINFNINTNPEKKITAFTTRPDTLFGVTYLAISVNHSLIKKITDQETIQDIENLKQYLKNNKNNELEKIGIKTSLIAINPVNSEPIPIWVASYVLDEYGTGAVMGVPAHDLRDFEFAKKNNIDIKQVIVKDKSEQSKELDNAYVENGYLINSNEYNGIANSIAKLKIAEEGVNNGWAENKIQYRLRDWLISRQRYWGCPIPIVNCKKCGTVPLNQSDLPVSLPKDIEISANKINALGNNNNWINTTCPKCGIAARKETDTMDTFMCSSWYFLRYPSSKCSTKPFEKNEINKWLPVDQYVGGVEHAILHLLYARFFTKALRDNELFDIDEPFKKLLTQGMVQAAAYKNNKTGKYVSPSDITDLSNPTDPIDNSKLEVLFEKMSKSKYNGIDPESVIKKYGADTARMFILFKAPPEKDLEWGDTDVEGQFRFLSRIWKLYINCAKDINSKSNSYPDKEKSLIKSMNIAIKEISNDILNNQFNTAISELMKFYNSLSNSINDINNNLKIDALKTFCILLAPFAPHIAEEIWHLIGFKKSVHLEHWPSFNAEALKEDSYELVIQVNGKVRDKVTINNDMSEDQIKELTLKRPNILKWTQDKEIRKIIIVKGKIMNIVV